A single region of the Devosia sp. FJ2-5-3 genome encodes:
- the glpK gene encoding glycerol kinase GlpK, with translation MTKYILAIDQGTTSSRAIVFDADRKIVGVGQKEFTQIFPRDGWVEHDPEEIWESVVSTIRIALEKAGIGAGDVAAIGITNQRETTLIWDRASGKPIHNAIVWQDRRTASICAGLKEAGHEALFTERTGLLLDPYFSGTKVKWLLETVEGARERAEQGELAFGTVDSFLIWRLTGGRVHATDATNAARTLMFDISRNIWDEELLGLLGVPKALLPEVKDCADDFGTTDASLFGAEIPILGVAGDQHAATIGQACFEPGMVKSTYGTGCFAVLNTGRDLVRSNNRLLTTIAYRLDGETIYALEGSIFIAGAAVQWIRDGLKLVQHASETGPLARSADPSQHVYMVPAFVGLGAPWWDAEARGAIYGLTRNTGPAEIARAALEAVCYQTRDLLEAMRKDWQGDGKETVLRVDGGMVASDWTMQFLADILDAPVDRPTILETTALGAAWLAGMKAGIWPGMDAFAQSWARDIRFEPKMDEAVREEKVRGWDDAVQRTLTR, from the coding sequence ATGACAAAATATATTCTGGCTATCGATCAGGGGACGACGTCGAGCCGGGCGATTGTGTTCGATGCGGACCGCAAGATCGTTGGGGTGGGCCAGAAGGAATTTACCCAGATTTTCCCGAGGGATGGCTGGGTGGAGCATGACCCGGAGGAGATCTGGGAGAGTGTGGTTTCGACCATTCGGATTGCGCTCGAGAAGGCCGGGATCGGCGCCGGGGATGTGGCGGCAATCGGGATTACCAATCAGCGCGAGACGACGCTGATCTGGGACCGGGCGAGCGGCAAGCCGATCCACAATGCGATCGTCTGGCAGGATCGGCGGACGGCTTCGATCTGTGCGGGGCTGAAAGAGGCAGGGCATGAGGCGCTGTTCACCGAGCGCACGGGACTGCTGCTCGACCCCTATTTTTCCGGCACCAAGGTGAAGTGGCTGCTCGAGACGGTCGAGGGCGCGCGCGAACGGGCGGAACAGGGTGAGCTGGCCTTCGGGACGGTGGACAGCTTTCTGATCTGGCGGCTGACGGGAGGGCGGGTGCATGCCACCGACGCGACCAATGCGGCGCGGACGTTGATGTTCGATATTTCGCGCAATATTTGGGACGAGGAATTGTTGGGCCTCCTTGGCGTGCCGAAGGCGCTGCTGCCGGAGGTGAAGGATTGCGCCGATGATTTCGGGACAACCGATGCAAGCCTCTTTGGGGCGGAAATTCCCATCCTTGGCGTTGCGGGCGACCAGCATGCGGCGACGATCGGACAGGCCTGTTTCGAACCGGGCATGGTGAAATCGACCTATGGGACCGGGTGTTTTGCCGTGCTCAATACCGGGCGGGATCTGGTCCGCTCCAATAATCGGCTGCTGACCACAATCGCCTATCGGCTCGATGGCGAGACCATTTATGCACTCGAGGGATCGATCTTCATCGCCGGGGCGGCGGTGCAGTGGATCCGCGACGGGCTGAAACTGGTGCAGCATGCCAGCGAGACCGGCCCGCTGGCGCGCAGCGCAGACCCGAGCCAGCATGTCTATATGGTGCCGGCATTCGTGGGGCTGGGCGCGCCCTGGTGGGACGCCGAGGCGCGGGGCGCCATTTATGGGCTGACGCGCAATACCGGGCCGGCCGAAATCGCCCGGGCGGCGCTGGAGGCAGTTTGCTACCAGACGCGGGATTTGCTCGAGGCGATGCGAAAGGACTGGCAGGGCGACGGCAAGGAGACGGTGCTGCGGGTCGATGGCGGCATGGTGGCATCGGACTGGACGATGCAGTTTCTCGCCGACATTCTCGATGCGCCGGTCGACCGCCCGACGATCCTGGAGACGACGGCGCTGGGGGCGGCGTGGCTCGCCGGCATGAAGGCGGGCATCTGGCCGGGCATGGATGCGTTCGCCCAGAGCTGGGCGCGCGATATCCGCTTCGAGCCGAAAATGGATGAGGCGGTGCGCGAAGAGAAAGTGCGCGGCTGGGATGATGCGGTGCAGCGGACCCTGACGCGTTAG
- a CDS encoding DUF1499 domain-containing protein: MRILIRTSKWAIWAQRLGRLAVPLLVLPIGLHHLGFIDSPSFSIAALIAGALALLAILVALLALMRLWYSGDQGWGRALMGLFLGLVCLLPFSYYGYLAWRYPPVTDIATTAWGELPLLFLPDTRAMPAPQLISADDQARIFPNATTRRYPLDPAQLFSMAERLVAERGWDVRLRYAPGENGPDGRLNARITTLAGWREEVVIRVSPDPQGAAIDMRSASINAVHDFGSNGLRISEFMVALDGEVTTLLRDNPNANQPQPADEDAAPEVEDAGG; encoded by the coding sequence GTGCGCATACTGATCCGTACCTCGAAATGGGCCATCTGGGCACAGCGGCTGGGCCGGCTGGCTGTGCCGCTGCTGGTCTTGCCCATTGGCTTGCACCACCTTGGCTTTATCGATTCCCCCAGCTTCTCCATCGCCGCCTTGATCGCCGGCGCTCTGGCGCTCCTTGCCATACTCGTTGCGCTGCTCGCGCTGATGCGTCTGTGGTACAGTGGCGATCAGGGCTGGGGCAGGGCGCTGATGGGGCTCTTCCTGGGCTTGGTCTGCCTTCTGCCCTTTTCCTATTATGGGTATCTCGCCTGGCGCTACCCGCCGGTCACCGACATCGCCACGACAGCGTGGGGCGAACTGCCGCTGCTCTTCCTGCCCGATACGCGGGCCATGCCCGCTCCGCAGCTGATCTCCGCCGATGATCAGGCCCGGATTTTCCCCAATGCCACGACGCGCCGCTATCCGCTCGATCCGGCGCAACTCTTTTCCATGGCCGAGCGCCTCGTTGCCGAGCGCGGCTGGGATGTGCGCCTGCGCTATGCTCCGGGCGAAAACGGACCGGATGGGCGGCTCAATGCGCGCATCACGACGCTCGCCGGCTGGCGCGAGGAAGTGGTGATCCGCGTTTCCCCGGACCCGCAGGGCGCGGCCATCGACATGCGCTCGGCCTCGATCAATGCCGTGCACGATTTCGGCTCCAATGGCCTGCGCATTTCCGAATTCATGGTCGCCCTCGACGGCGAAGTCACCACGCTCCTGCGCGACAACCCCAACGCCAACCAGCCCCAACCCGCCGACGAAGATGCCGCTCCTGAGGTCGAGGACGCAGGCGGTTAA
- a CDS encoding M48 family metallopeptidase, translating into MIPARYHDGLSSRVHDVVLSYERTEGDGALLVHPAGSSDVLVRWPAQNLVQIAARPGQLRLGATDAPDGARVIVETETDIARIRATLPLLRQRQRQERARQFRLAMIGTLSLASIILAYILFVPLLASRVVHLIPPGWEEGIGATVAEQVEASLGGAAGLPLCDPDPQSLANRAIARFAAEALAETTSPFTPDIRVVRSDIPNAFAIPGGRIYFHSALLNAARTQDEFAGVLAHEIGHIAYRHGMEQLVSTAGTGALIGLILGDMTGISVAAGLGATIIDARFSREAEREADRFAALVSQRLDYQPAGLAALIARVSQDDAFGRALALLNTHPLTDDRRVALEALSRERPTGLEPPFTPEEWEAIRTMCQAQATKVKRP; encoded by the coding sequence ATGATACCCGCCCGCTACCACGATGGTCTCTCCTCCCGCGTACACGACGTCGTCCTGAGCTATGAGCGCACCGAGGGAGACGGCGCTCTTCTCGTCCATCCCGCCGGCTCGTCCGATGTCCTCGTCCGCTGGCCTGCGCAAAACCTCGTCCAGATCGCTGCCCGTCCCGGGCAATTGCGCCTTGGCGCCACCGATGCCCCGGATGGCGCGCGGGTCATCGTGGAGACCGAAACCGATATCGCCCGCATCCGCGCCACCCTGCCTCTGCTGCGCCAACGTCAGCGGCAAGAGCGCGCAAGGCAGTTCCGCCTCGCCATGATCGGCACCCTGTCGCTGGCCTCGATCATCCTCGCCTACATCCTTTTCGTGCCCCTTCTCGCCAGTCGCGTCGTCCACCTCATTCCTCCCGGCTGGGAAGAGGGCATCGGCGCGACCGTTGCCGAACAGGTCGAGGCGAGCCTTGGCGGCGCTGCCGGATTGCCGCTGTGCGATCCCGATCCGCAAAGTCTGGCCAATCGCGCCATTGCCCGCTTCGCCGCCGAGGCGCTGGCCGAAACCACATCCCCCTTCACCCCCGATATCCGCGTCGTCCGCTCCGATATTCCCAATGCCTTCGCCATTCCGGGCGGACGGATCTATTTCCATTCGGCCCTCCTCAATGCGGCGCGCACACAAGATGAATTCGCCGGCGTCCTCGCCCACGAGATCGGCCATATCGCATATCGCCACGGCATGGAGCAGCTGGTCTCCACGGCCGGCACCGGCGCATTGATCGGCCTCATCCTCGGCGACATGACCGGCATTTCCGTCGCAGCGGGCCTTGGCGCCACCATCATCGACGCGCGCTTCTCCCGCGAGGCCGAGCGCGAGGCCGACCGCTTCGCCGCACTCGTGTCCCAGCGCCTTGATTACCAGCCCGCCGGCCTTGCGGCGCTCATCGCCCGCGTCAGCCAGGATGATGCTTTCGGCCGGGCGCTGGCGCTCCTCAACACCCATCCCCTCACCGATGATCGGCGAGTGGCGCTCGAAGCGCTGTCGCGCGAGCGTCCAACCGGTCTCGAGCCGCCGTTTACCCCGGAGGAATGGGAGGCGATCCGCACCATGTGCCAAGCTCAGGCCACCAAAGTGAAGCGGCCCTGA
- a CDS encoding DUF898 family protein — translation MAGEISGTSAIRFWGRRSAFALILLRYYVLLVPTIGLYRFWLTTARRRFYWGHTDIGGDTLEYTGGAGQLLVGFLMALVVFVPVYGLFFYLSTQSASVVIIGYGAAAVLLWFLFGYARYRARDFRLSRTLWRGIRFDQAGSAWVYALRRFLWSILTLVTLGLAYPFMAADLWSYRYANSWYGDRKFGFAGSWKHLALPFYLAWAAMAAIVVWAIVIAEQTGLLENPLEGDPAGYFNFLLPLLAGFTVVTFYRAAEISRMFSAVRLGDATLTLRFSGLRLFWQYVLFAIALVAAYILLALGGFVVLTILASEAFAGYGVDFDLLLRAMQSSTITLLAIIFGYLLLFGAFTYVHELFLGYGFWHLLANSASIAGLDTLSDVRARAEDKALAGEGLADALNIGGY, via the coding sequence ATGGCTGGCGAAATTTCGGGCACATCCGCAATTCGCTTCTGGGGCAGGCGCAGCGCGTTCGCCCTGATCCTTCTGCGGTACTATGTCCTACTCGTGCCCACGATCGGCCTCTACCGGTTCTGGCTCACCACGGCCCGCCGCCGCTTTTACTGGGGCCACACCGATATCGGTGGCGATACGCTTGAATATACCGGCGGGGCGGGCCAATTGCTGGTCGGCTTCCTCATGGCGCTGGTGGTCTTCGTCCCGGTCTACGGGCTCTTTTTCTATCTCTCCACCCAGTCGGCCAGCGTTGTGATCATCGGCTATGGCGCGGCTGCGGTGCTGCTCTGGTTCCTCTTCGGCTATGCAAGATATCGCGCCCGCGATTTTCGCCTGTCGCGCACCCTCTGGCGTGGCATTCGTTTCGACCAGGCCGGCAGCGCCTGGGTCTACGCGCTGCGCCGCTTTCTCTGGTCGATCCTGACCCTCGTCACCCTTGGCCTCGCCTATCCCTTCATGGCCGCCGATCTCTGGTCCTATCGCTACGCCAATAGCTGGTATGGCGACCGAAAGTTCGGCTTTGCCGGCAGCTGGAAACACTTGGCGCTGCCTTTCTACCTCGCCTGGGCTGCCATGGCCGCGATTGTCGTCTGGGCCATTGTCATCGCCGAGCAGACCGGCCTCCTCGAAAACCCGCTCGAAGGCGATCCCGCGGGCTATTTCAATTTCCTCCTGCCGCTCCTTGCCGGCTTTACCGTCGTCACCTTCTACCGCGCCGCCGAAATCAGCCGCATGTTCTCCGCCGTTCGTCTGGGCGACGCGACACTCACCCTGCGCTTTTCCGGCCTGCGCCTCTTCTGGCAATATGTCCTTTTCGCCATCGCGCTGGTCGCCGCCTACATCCTCCTCGCGCTGGGGGGCTTTGTCGTCCTCACCATCCTCGCCAGCGAGGCCTTTGCCGGCTACGGGGTGGATTTCGACCTGCTGCTGCGGGCCATGCAGTCGAGCACCATCACGCTGCTCGCCATTATCTTCGGCTATCTCCTGCTCTTTGGTGCCTTCACCTATGTTCACGAGCTTTTCCTCGGCTATGGCTTCTGGCACCTGCTCGCCAATAGCGCCTCGATAGCGGGGCTCGACACGCTCTCCGATGTCCGCGCCCGCGCCGAAGACAAGGCCCTGGCCGGCGAAGGCCTCGCCGATGCCCTCAATATCGGGGGCTATTAG
- the pdxH gene encoding pyridoxamine 5'-phosphate oxidase, with protein sequence MQHTLSERLFDDGDRTGLDPMAIFEEWFALAKASEPNDPHAMALASAGEDGMPDVRMVLLNARDARGFVFFTNFESAKGQQLRANPQAAMVMHWKTIRRQVRVRGPVEVVQPEEADAYFASRARGSQIASAASLQSSPLPSRMALIERVTDLAAEIGDGAVLRPPHWSGFRILPVSIEFWKDGEFRLHDRVKFVRDAPSAPWTSQRLYP encoded by the coding sequence ATGCAGCATACACTTTCCGAGCGCCTGTTCGACGACGGCGACCGGACAGGGCTCGATCCCATGGCCATTTTCGAGGAGTGGTTCGCCCTCGCCAAGGCCTCCGAGCCCAACGATCCTCATGCCATGGCCCTCGCCAGTGCGGGCGAAGACGGCATGCCCGATGTGCGCATGGTGCTGCTCAATGCGCGCGATGCACGCGGTTTTGTCTTCTTCACCAATTTCGAAAGCGCCAAGGGCCAGCAGCTGCGGGCCAATCCGCAGGCGGCCATGGTCATGCATTGGAAGACCATCCGGCGCCAGGTGCGCGTGCGCGGTCCCGTCGAGGTCGTCCAGCCCGAGGAGGCCGATGCCTATTTCGCCTCCCGCGCCCGCGGCAGCCAGATTGCGTCCGCAGCCTCGCTGCAATCCAGCCCGCTGCCAAGCCGCATGGCGCTGATCGAACGGGTCACAGATCTTGCCGCCGAGATCGGTGATGGCGCCGTGCTGCGGCCGCCTCACTGGTCGGGCTTTCGCATTCTCCCGGTCAGCATCGAATTCTGGAAGGATGGCGAGTTCCGCCTCCACGACCGGGTGAAATTCGTTCGCGACGCGCCGAGCGCCCCCTGGACCAGCCAGCGGCTCTATCCGTAG
- a CDS encoding DnaJ C-terminal domain-containing protein, which translates to MRDPYTVLGVPRSASEKDIKSAYRKLAKKYHPDQNPEDPSAHAKFAEATHSYDLLGNAEKRAQFDRGEIDADGNPRFAGFGGAGGARGGARGAAGAGAGFSAEDILKEFMSGFGGQPRGGAGAGARTAGGAQWDPFAGGTTGARPGKGDDIVVTVAVSLEDAHKAASVPVRMPTGKVLSVKLPEKVEEGQQIRLKGQGSPSPYGEPGDALVTVKFEKSKQFRRDGNDIRTDVAIALYEAVLGAKVRVPTLDGPVELNLPPGVDTGKALRLKGKGLYGDGDLYVNLRVILPPGGDPDLEALARFMRDQKPYKVRDN; encoded by the coding sequence ATGCGCGATCCTTACACCGTGCTCGGGGTACCACGGTCCGCAAGCGAGAAGGACATCAAGTCCGCCTATCGCAAGCTGGCCAAGAAATATCACCCTGACCAGAATCCCGAAGACCCTTCGGCTCACGCCAAGTTTGCCGAGGCAACGCATTCCTATGATCTGCTGGGCAATGCCGAGAAGCGGGCCCAGTTCGACCGCGGCGAAATCGACGCCGACGGCAATCCGCGCTTTGCCGGTTTTGGGGGCGCCGGTGGTGCCAGAGGCGGCGCGCGCGGCGCGGCAGGGGCCGGCGCCGGTTTCTCCGCCGAGGATATCCTCAAGGAATTCATGAGCGGCTTCGGCGGGCAACCGCGCGGTGGCGCGGGTGCCGGTGCCCGAACCGCAGGCGGCGCCCAGTGGGACCCGTTTGCAGGGGGCACAACCGGCGCGCGTCCTGGAAAGGGCGACGATATCGTGGTGACCGTCGCGGTGTCGCTGGAAGACGCCCACAAGGCCGCCTCGGTGCCGGTGCGCATGCCCACGGGCAAGGTGCTGTCGGTCAAGCTGCCCGAGAAGGTCGAGGAAGGCCAGCAGATCCGCCTCAAGGGCCAGGGATCTCCCAGCCCCTATGGCGAGCCGGGCGACGCGCTGGTGACCGTGAAGTTCGAAAAGTCCAAGCAGTTCCGGCGCGACGGCAACGATATCCGCACCGATGTGGCCATCGCGCTTTACGAAGCGGTGCTGGGCGCCAAGGTGCGGGTGCCGACGCTGGATGGCCCCGTGGAGCTCAATTTGCCGCCCGGTGTGGACACCGGCAAGGCCCTGCGCCTCAAGGGCAAGGGCCTCTATGGCGATGGCGATCTCTACGTGAATTTGCGGGTGATCCTGCCACCGGGCGGCGACCCGGACCTGGAGGCGCTGGCGCGGTTCATGCGCGACCAGAAGCCGTACAAGGTGCGGGATAACTAA
- a CDS encoding carbonic anhydrase, with product MCMSCGSLSVRPSRRTVLMGGLAALAAGTLPLAAQPADETVDPDAALQRLLEGNARYVSGNRTNTDFSAGRAERALSQRPFAAILSCADSRVSPELAFDQGPGDLFVVRLAGNFVSDDGLASLEYAVNFLGTRLIMVLGHSNCGAVDAAIKVVRDNIELPGHLPEMLREIKPAAELALASGGDVLNTAITENVRLGVSRLTTAQPIIAGQVASGNVKIVGGVYDLATGAVGLV from the coding sequence ATGTGCATGTCGTGTGGGTCACTTTCGGTCCGGCCATCGCGGCGAACCGTGCTGATGGGTGGCCTCGCCGCTCTGGCTGCCGGCACGCTGCCGCTCGCGGCCCAGCCGGCCGATGAGACCGTCGATCCCGATGCGGCGCTCCAGCGCCTTCTGGAGGGAAATGCCCGCTATGTCTCCGGCAATCGGACCAACACTGATTTCTCGGCCGGTCGCGCCGAGCGCGCCCTGAGCCAGCGGCCCTTCGCCGCGATCCTCAGCTGCGCTGATTCCCGCGTTTCCCCTGAGCTGGCTTTCGATCAGGGCCCCGGCGATCTGTTCGTCGTGCGTCTCGCCGGCAATTTCGTCAGCGACGATGGCCTCGCCAGCCTCGAATACGCCGTCAACTTCCTCGGCACCCGGTTGATCATGGTGCTTGGCCATTCCAATTGCGGGGCGGTGGACGCAGCCATCAAGGTGGTTCGCGACAATATCGAGCTGCCCGGCCATCTCCCCGAAATGCTGCGCGAGATCAAGCCCGCTGCCGAACTGGCGCTGGCATCAGGCGGCGACGTGCTCAACACGGCGATCACCGAAAATGTGCGTCTGGGGGTCAGCCGCCTCACCACCGCCCAGCCGATCATTGCCGGTCAGGTCGCCTCAGGCAACGTCAAGATCGTCGGCGGGGTCTACGATCTGGCTACGGGCGCTGTCGGCCTCGTCTGA
- a CDS encoding L-threonylcarbamoyladenylate synthase, with protein sequence MTISPDQQEIEDAAALLRAGKLCAFPTETVYGLGADATNADAVLSIYETKGRPRFNPLIIHFADLEMAQTYAEFSPLALRLAALWPGPLSIVLPQKPGNGLADVATAGLTTVAIRIPDHPLARALLRATGRPLAAPSANPSGKLSPTTAAQVRRGFAGAVPVLDGGPCKAGVESTIIAIDGDRLVQLRAGAMPREDIEAAMGMKVELAEKGAKISAPGMLLSHYAPEARIRLNTTPQQGEAYLAFGPGVNFDGPTKNLSLTGDLREAARNLFSMLHEIDATGASTIAVAPIPETGLGEAINDRLARAAAPRP encoded by the coding sequence ATGACCATTTCCCCGGACCAGCAAGAGATAGAGGACGCTGCCGCCTTGCTGCGCGCCGGAAAGCTCTGCGCCTTTCCCACCGAGACAGTCTATGGCCTCGGCGCGGACGCCACCAATGCCGATGCCGTGCTTTCCATTTACGAGACCAAGGGCCGTCCGCGCTTCAATCCGCTGATCATCCACTTCGCCGATCTCGAGATGGCGCAGACTTACGCCGAATTCTCGCCGCTGGCCCTGCGCCTTGCCGCGCTCTGGCCCGGCCCACTCAGCATTGTCCTGCCGCAAAAGCCCGGCAATGGCCTTGCCGATGTCGCCACCGCCGGCCTGACCACTGTCGCCATTCGCATTCCCGATCATCCTCTGGCCCGCGCTCTTTTGCGCGCCACCGGCCGACCGCTCGCCGCGCCTTCCGCCAATCCATCGGGCAAACTGTCGCCAACCACCGCCGCCCAGGTGCGCCGCGGTTTTGCCGGTGCCGTCCCCGTGCTCGATGGCGGCCCCTGCAAGGCGGGTGTTGAATCCACCATCATCGCCATCGATGGCGATCGCCTCGTCCAGCTGCGCGCCGGCGCCATGCCGCGCGAGGACATCGAGGCGGCAATGGGGATGAAAGTGGAACTGGCCGAAAAAGGCGCAAAAATCTCGGCGCCGGGCATGCTCCTCAGCCACTATGCCCCCGAAGCCCGCATCCGCCTCAATACGACGCCGCAACAGGGCGAAGCCTATCTCGCCTTCGGTCCCGGCGTGAATTTCGACGGTCCGACGAAAAACCTATCGCTCACCGGCGATCTCCGCGAAGCCGCACGAAATCTCTTTTCCATGCTCCACGAGATCGATGCGACGGGCGCCTCGACCATCGCCGTCGCCCCCATTCCCGAGACCGGCCTCGGCGAAGCCATCAATGATCGTCTCGCCCGCGCGGCTGCCCCGCGCCCCTAG
- a CDS encoding histone deacetylase family protein has product MSTLLVSQRNFEDHRTPAGHSERADRMRAVEDALAASLFEPLVRKDAPEGDITLAELVHDSSYMGQLRDARPAEGIGQLDADTFISDRSLDAVSTGLGGALAGLHGVLLGDVDNAFCAIRPPGHHAEISRPMGFCLVNTIAITAREAQRKYGAERIAIVDFDVHHGNGTQDIFKDDPNIFFASSHQMPLYPGTGHPRETGVGNIVNVALDAQGDGSDMRAAYKDIILPALDNFAPDLLLISAGFDAHRLDPLAQLNWGDSDYSWLTGKLMDVAERRCGNRIVSLLEGGYDLKGLGGGVRHHVAMLLNGVAPNDKE; this is encoded by the coding sequence GTGAGCACGCTTCTCGTCAGTCAACGAAATTTCGAGGATCACCGCACGCCAGCGGGGCATTCCGAACGCGCCGACCGCATGCGGGCGGTGGAAGATGCGCTGGCAGCCAGTCTGTTTGAGCCCCTGGTGCGCAAGGATGCGCCCGAAGGCGACATCACGCTGGCCGAACTGGTGCATGACAGCAGCTATATGGGCCAGCTTCGCGACGCGCGCCCGGCCGAGGGCATCGGCCAGCTCGACGCCGACACCTTCATTTCCGATCGCTCGCTCGACGCGGTTTCGACCGGTCTCGGCGGGGCGCTGGCAGGGCTGCATGGCGTATTGCTGGGCGATGTCGACAATGCCTTCTGCGCCATTCGCCCGCCGGGCCATCACGCCGAGATTTCGCGGCCGATGGGCTTTTGCCTCGTCAACACCATCGCCATCACGGCGCGGGAAGCGCAGCGCAAATATGGCGCCGAGCGGATCGCCATCGTCGATTTCGACGTGCATCACGGCAATGGCACGCAGGACATCTTCAAGGACGATCCCAATATCTTCTTCGCCTCGAGCCACCAGATGCCGCTTTATCCCGGCACCGGCCATCCGCGCGAGACCGGGGTGGGCAATATCGTCAACGTGGCTCTCGATGCACAGGGCGATGGCAGCGACATGCGGGCGGCATACAAGGACATCATCCTGCCGGCGCTCGATAATTTCGCCCCCGATCTGCTGCTGATTTCGGCGGGGTTCGATGCCCACCGGCTCGACCCGCTGGCGCAGCTCAACTGGGGGGACAGCGACTATTCCTGGCTCACGGGAAAGTTGATGGATGTGGCCGAACGGCGCTGCGGCAACCGGATTGTGTCGCTGCTCGAAGGTGGCTATGACCTCAAGGGCCTCGGCGGGGGCGTGCGTCACCATGTGGCCATGCTGCTCAACGGGGTTGCGCCGAATGACAAAGAATAG
- a CDS encoding exodeoxyribonuclease VII small subunit produces MAETAHDDVKTLSFEAALEQLELIVQKLESGRAPLAESIAIYERGEALKAHCETLLRTAEARIEKITLSREGKAVGVEPLDAN; encoded by the coding sequence ATGGCCGAAACTGCCCATGACGATGTGAAGACGCTGAGCTTCGAAGCCGCGCTGGAACAACTCGAACTGATCGTCCAGAAGCTGGAAAGCGGCCGCGCGCCGCTGGCCGAATCCATCGCCATTTATGAGCGCGGCGAAGCGCTGAAGGCGCATTGCGAGACCCTGCTGCGCACGGCCGAGGCGCGGATCGAAAAGATCACGCTGAGCCGCGAAGGCAAGGCCGTGGGTGTCGAGCCGCTCGACGCGAACTGA
- a CDS encoding SCO family protein has translation MTNKSLRNFRIVLWALVAVVAIGATALFMFRPPQRPLGVTGQEFALASTQGGTFTQNDLRGTPSLIFFGYTFCPDVCPTTLAETTAWRAQLGLDADDLRIIFVTVDPERDTLEAVKGYVEGFDPSIIGLVGDEVATAQAKAAFGAFSEKAGDVESEFYLVNHTALTFLIDKNGQFQSTISYEEAQDTALAKVKRLVEG, from the coding sequence ATGACGAACAAGAGCTTGCGGAATTTCCGGATCGTGTTGTGGGCGCTGGTGGCCGTGGTGGCGATCGGCGCGACGGCGCTGTTCATGTTCCGGCCACCGCAGCGGCCGCTTGGGGTAACGGGGCAGGAATTTGCACTGGCCTCGACGCAGGGCGGCACTTTTACGCAGAACGATCTGCGCGGGACGCCGAGCCTGATCTTCTTCGGCTATACGTTCTGCCCCGATGTGTGCCCGACGACACTGGCCGAGACCACGGCGTGGCGGGCGCAGCTCGGGCTCGACGCCGACGATCTGCGCATCATCTTCGTCACCGTCGACCCCGAGCGCGACACGCTCGAGGCGGTCAAGGGCTATGTGGAGGGCTTCGATCCCTCGATCATCGGGCTCGTCGGCGACGAGGTGGCAACGGCCCAGGCCAAGGCCGCCTTTGGCGCCTTTTCGGAAAAGGCGGGCGATGTGGAGAGCGAGTTCTATCTCGTCAACCACACGGCGCTGACCTTCCTGATCGACAAGAACGGGCAGTTCCAGAGCACGATATCCTATGAAGAGGCGCAGGACACCGCGCTGGCCAAGGTCAAGCGGCTCGTCGAGGGGTGA
- a CDS encoding TlyA family RNA methyltransferase, which yields MSERIRLDLALEQRGLLPSRARARDAILRGTVLVNGAPAKKPNQMVGAADAVTLDDPAARYVSRAALKLVAGLDAGGIAVESRTCLDVGSSTGGFTQVLVERGAAKVFAVDVGHGQLHEQLRSEARVVSLEGTNARELDREIIPDVIDLLVSDVSFVSVTKVLEAPLGLCGPKADAVILFKPQFEVGREHVGKGGIVTDDAASARAMGAVIAFVEGLGFAHRMSVPSPIAGGDGNRETVLVFSRG from the coding sequence GTGAGCGAGCGGATAAGGCTCGACCTGGCGCTGGAGCAGCGGGGCCTGCTGCCCAGCCGCGCACGGGCGCGCGACGCCATTCTGCGCGGCACGGTGCTGGTCAATGGCGCGCCGGCAAAAAAGCCCAATCAGATGGTCGGTGCGGCTGACGCGGTGACGCTGGATGATCCGGCGGCGCGCTATGTGTCGCGGGCGGCGCTGAAGCTGGTGGCGGGGCTGGATGCTGGGGGCATCGCGGTCGAAAGCCGGACGTGCCTCGATGTCGGTTCATCGACGGGTGGATTTACCCAGGTCCTGGTGGAGCGCGGGGCGGCAAAGGTGTTTGCCGTCGATGTCGGGCACGGGCAGTTGCATGAACAGCTGCGGAGCGAGGCGCGGGTGGTCAGCCTCGAGGGCACCAATGCGCGGGAGCTCGATCGGGAGATCATTCCCGATGTGATTGATTTGCTTGTTTCGGACGTGAGTTTTGTGTCGGTGACCAAGGTGCTGGAAGCGCCGCTGGGGTTGTGCGGACCGAAGGCGGATGCGGTGATCCTGTTCAAGCCGCAATTCGAGGTTGGGCGCGAGCATGTCGGCAAAGGCGGGATCGTTACGGACGACGCCGCCAGCGCGCGGGCGATGGGCGCGGTGATTGCCTTTGTCGAGGGGCTGGGCTTTGCGCATCGGATGAGCGTGCCCTCGCCTATTGCCGGTGGTGACGGGAACAGGGAAACGGTGTTGGTGTTTTCGCGGGGGTAG